AAAATGGTTAATAACTTTTTCTGCGCGTTTAGCTATATGATTTTTTTGTGGATGATTTGGATTAGCTTGTAAAAAAGCTATAATATCTTCAAATGTTATGCCAGTGTCAGAATACAGAAATTTTTGTGCTAAAGCTATCTTATATAAAATTTCATTGCCAGAATTTTCAGCTGTCAATACAGCTTCGTTCCACTGTTTATTTCTTAGATGCTGATATGTTATATTTTCATAGGAATCTTGAGCGCATACTGAGTACAATAAATAAATATTGATAATAACAGTAAAAAAGGTTAACTTAATGATTTTCATATTTAATATCCAACTCTAGGAATATATACAAAAGAATATCTATGTATACAGTATTTGTTTTTCCTGGTCAAGGAGTACAATTTGTTGGTATGGGAAAAGATTTATATGATAATTTTCCTGTAGCTAGAGATGTTTTTCATGAGGTAAACGATATTATTGCAGAAAAATTAACAGATATTATATTTAATGGGCCTATCAGTACTCTAACATTAACTAAGAATGCTCAACTAGCAATTATGGCAGTTTCAATGGCAATAATTAGAGTATTAGAGCAACAAGCTACTATGGAATGTTATCACATGGCAGATTATGTAGCTGGACATTCTTTGGGTGAATACAGCGCACTGTGTGTAGCTGGTGCTTTATCATTAGATGAAGTTACGAAGATACTCAAGGTTAGAGCTGATGCTATGCATGCTGTAGCATCTAGATGTGATGGTAGTATGGCAGCTTGTCTTGGTGTTACCATGAAAGAATTAAATCCAATTCTTGACTATTGTTCCACTATAGGAGTCTGCGAAATTGCTAATGACAATATATTGGGACAAATAGTTATTAGTGGTCATACTACTGCAATTAACTTAGCAATGAATATGTTGCATGCTCAAGGCAAGAAAGCTATCAAATTAAACGTAAGTGGTCCTTTTCACTGTTCACTAATGGCAGAGGCTACAAGCATATTTAGGCAAGCTATTGATAAAGTAAATATTAAACCTACCAAAATGATTATTGTTGCTAATTACAGCGCTAATATTGTTACTACGCCTATTGATATTAAAAATTGCCTAATAAGACAGATTGAAGGGAAAGTAAGGTGGAGGGAAACTTTAGATTTACTACAACAAAAAAATGTTAGTAAACTAGTTGAAATAGGTCCTGGCAAAGTTTTAATTAATCTAGCCAAAAAAGGACAATATACTTTTAAATGTAGTAGCATCAATTCAATATTTGAAATTGATGCTTTCTTAAATAATATATAACGCCAGTTTAGGATAAGAAAAAGCAGGGAAAGCATAATGTAAAAGGTCTACGAGAGATAATGCACAATTAAATTATGCGATATATTTAAATATAATTTCAATTAATAACAGTTTATTTATTGCTTATATTTCTACAAGTATTAGTTCATAATACTATACTTAATAACCTGAACATTGACCATTGTAATACTTGTATATATATCTCTTTCTAACTGTTTCTTATTCTAAATTTGCATTTGCAAACATGCGAGCAATAAATGGCTATTAATTAAAACTATATTTAATATATCACATAATTATAATTGCACATTATCTTTTGTATACCTTTTGTATTATGCCTTCCCTGCTTTCTCTTATCCTAAACTGGCGTTATTATATACTTATAGCTGGTGAACTATTAGTGCTAGCCACTGCTTTTCAGTTTTTCTTAAAGCTTTTCCATCAGCATTTGTTCACCATCTCCACTATTCTGAAAGAAAATTCATGACAAAATAATAAAAGATTGTTGCATTATCATTACTATCATTAAATATCAGATATAACAGTGAACGCAGAGCATATTTAGCTTAACAAAAGCAGTTTTTTTGGGGAAATATAGTAGGAAAAACTTTTTTAAAAATTCTTATATATGAAGGGCTTATGGTAGCCTGCTTTAATTTTTTATAGTATATTAGGTCTTTCATTTCCAGCTCTGTTCTTTTCTTTCAACAGCTAGCTCACTTACACTTAGTATCGCACTCAGAAAAGTTTCCGAATTACGTTGACAATCAAAATGAGTTATACTAATTTTTGTATTAAATTTAATGATTTTATAATACTCAATGCTTAATCAAATTTTAGCTAAATTTAAAGAAGAAATTAGCAACATTAATGAAAAGAAGGCATTAAATGATCTTAAATTATCATATTTAGGAAAATCAGGCATTATTACATTACAATTTAAAAAGATAGTAGAACTGAATGTTGAAAACAGAAAGGAGTATAGTAGTAGAGTCAATTTAGTTAAAACTGAGATTGAAACATTAATTGCTGCTAAGCTAGCTAAAATTCAAAAGCAAGAAATGGTGACATTGCTTGATAGTGAGAAAGTTGATGTAACTTTGCCATCAAGAAAAAAATTTTATGGTAGTATTCATCCAATTTCTCAGGTTACTGAAGAACTATTAAGTATATTTTCTATGTTTAATCTTACAGCTGTCGAAGGCCCAAATATAGAAAATGATTGGTATAATTTCAGCGCATTAAATATTGGTAGTAACCATGCAGCAAGACAGATGCATGATACCTTTTATTTAAATAACAGTGATACTAGCTTATTAAGGACTCACACTTCTACTATTCAAATACGAGCTATGGAACAGCAAAAACCTCCAATCTATCTTGTTGCTCCAGGGCGTGTTTATCGTTCAGATTTTGACTCAACTCATACACCAATGTTTCATCAAATAGAGGGGTTAATAGTAGATAAAAATATTCATATGGGACATTTAAAACATATAATTATTAATTTCATAAAAATGTTTTTTGAGCGACAAGATATTGAAATAATGTTTAGACCAAGCTTTTTCCCATTTACTGAACCTTCAGCTGAGGTAGATATTAAATGCTGGATCAACAATAAATGGTTGGAAGTATTAGGATGTGGTATAGTACATCCTAATGTTTTACGTAATGTTAATATTGATCCAGACGAATATCAAGGATTAGCTTTTGGATTAGGAGTTGAACGATTAGCAATGTTAAAATACGGTATTACTGACTTAAGAAAATTCTTTGAAAATGATCAGAGGTGGTTACAGCATTATAGCTTTTCAGCATTTAATATACCTACAATATTACATGGTCTAAGCAAATGAAGTTCACACTAAAATGGTTAAAACAGTTTTTAGTTACTGATGCAAACTTAATCGATATTACTCAAGCATTAACAGATCTTGGTCTAGAAGTTGAATCAATAATAGATCGTTCTGTTGAATTAAAAGATTTTATTATAGCTGAGATTATAGATATCAAGCCTCATCCTAACGCACAAAAGTTGCAAATTTGCAAAGTTAATTCTGGAACAGAAATATTACAAATTGTCTGTGGAGCATCAAATGTAAGAGTAGGCCTTAAGGTAGTTCTTGCTGTACCTGGTACTAAAATTCCTAATGGTAATTTTGTAATCAAAGCAACTAGCATTAGGGGGATTACAAGCGATGGAATGTTATGTTCAGAAGAAGAATTACTACTGAATAGTAATAATAATAATGGTATAATGGAATTACCACCTACTGCAACTGTAGGAGATTCATTTACAGCAGCTTTTGGATATGATGATCCAGTTATTCAAATTAATGTTACACCAAATCGCGGAGATTGTTTAGGAATTTATGGCATTGCTAGAGAACTTCATGCTAAAGGATTAGGTAAGCTACAATTAGTAGATGATAATTTTAAAACCTATACTAACGGACATTTTAAAAGCAATATAAAATTGAAGATATCTGCTAAGGATGCTTGCTCATTATTTATTACTACTGAAATTCAAGATATTAATAATGCTTGTAGTACTCCATCTTGGTTGCAACATTTTTTACGTAATGTTGGTCTTAAATCAATTTCTCCTGTCGTAGATATTACTAATTATATTTGTTATAGTTTTGGTTACCCAATACATGCTTATGCTAAAGATAAGTTGTCAAACAATGAAATTGAAGTTAGAAAAGCTTATGCAAATGAAAGCATAATAGCGTTAAATCATCAAAGTTATAAATTAGATACTGCAGATTTAGTTGTAAGTTGCGGTAATAATGTTATTGCATTAGCTGGTATTATAGGAACATTAGATAGTGAATGTAAGTCTGAAACTAAGAATATAATCTTAGAAACTGGGTACTTTTTTGCAGATAGTATTATGACTACTGGTAGAAAATTGAATATTGAAAGCGATGCACGTTACCGCTTTGAAAGACAAGTTGATTATAATATGGCCAGTAAGGTTCATGCTATTGCCTTAAACTTAATTACTTCAATCTGCGGAGGCAAGATTTCAGAAACTGTCGTATATGATGATGCTACAACAACACCAGCTAAAACCTTAGAGTTTCCAATTAATGAATTTGAAAAGAAAACTGGAATTAGATTAACAAAGTCAACGATAATAAATATTTTAGGTAATTTGGGATTCACTATTTCCAACATCGCTGATGATACTTCTGGTATTTTGAAACTTGAAATACCATCATGGCGTTCTGATATTGCAATTAAAGAAGATATAGTAGAAGAATTATTAAGAGTATATGGCTATAAATTTCTGCCTGAGGTACCAATTAAGAGTAATAACCAATCATTTACAGCATTACCTAGTAAGCAACAAAACATTTTAACAATCAAAAGAGTTGCTGCTGCATGTGGATATAATGAAGTGATCACTTGGTCATTTATGAATAGCAAAATAGTTAAATATTTTAGTACTTATAATGAGGAATTAAAAATTTTAAATCCTATAAGTCAAGAGCTTGATTATATGAGGCCTACAATTATTCCTAATTTACTTGAAGCAATAGCAAAAAATCAAGCAAGGTCACTTAAAAATCAAGCTTTTTTTGAAATTGGGCCAGTTTTTTCTAAAACAGAGACATGCAATGAACAATGCATGCTTGCTGCTGTAAAATGTGGTAATAAGGAATTAATGCATCCACATAGCTCAATATCACAGTGGGATATTTTTGATATAAAAGCTGATTTAGAGGTTATACTACTTGAGTTAGGAATCAATATTGAAAATTGTAAAATTATTGGTACTCCTGCCCAGGAATATTACCATCCTGGTAGATTTGGTAGCATTATGCTAGGTAAAACTTGTATTGGATGTTTTGGTGAAATTCATCCTGAAATTTTATCTCAAGTTAATTTTTGTGGAATTAATATTACAAATAGAGTTATTGCATTCGAGCTAAATATTGATTCGTTACCAATAAAAAAAGCTCAATATGGTCATAAGAAACCAATTATAATATCTAATTATCAACATATTGAACGAGATTTTGCATTTGTAATGGACCAATGTATACCAGCATCAGAAATAGTAGCATCTATTAAGGAGATTGACAAACATTTAATTAAAACAGTTGAAGTATTTGATGTATATACCGGAGATAAAATAGATAATGATAAAAAATCTTTAGCTCTTAGAGTGATAATGCAATCTAATGATCAAACCTTAACTGAACTAATAATAAAAGAAATTAGCAGCAATATAATATCAAAGATAGAAAAGAAATTTAATGCAGTCTTAAGAGATCATTAGCTATTAAAATCGTATTCTCTACTATTTAACGTAATAAGCTTTAACTCTTGCAAGGACTAAGAAATTTTATTTCTTAGTCCTATTATTATTCAACTACTTCTCCAGCTTTTAAGCAAGAAAATCCAGTAATCTTAATTTCACTGCCAAGTTCTTTAGCTGCATTACTCAATACTTCAGAAATTTTTGTTTTACCATCAATAACAAAAGCTTGCTCTAGCAACACAGTTTCTTCTAGAAACTTACTTACTCGCCCCTCAATCATTTTTTCAATTACTTTCTCTGGTTTGCCAGTAGCACGAGCTTGAGCAGTAAAAATTTCCTTTTCTTGCATAATTACACTTTCTGGCACCTCATTTGAACTTAAAAACCTAGGATTAGTAGCAGCAATATGCATTGCTATATTTTTTCCTAGTTTTGCCAGCTTGTCTGATTCAACATTACCTTCTAAAGCTACTAATACAGCAATCTGGCCTAAATTTGGAGCTACGCTATTATGTATGTATGATGCTATAATACCATTGCCAACTAGCTTAACTTGT
This genomic interval from Orientia tsutsugamushi contains the following:
- a CDS encoding ACP S-malonyltransferase, whose product is MYTVFVFPGQGVQFVGMGKDLYDNFPVARDVFHEVNDIIAEKLTDIIFNGPISTLTLTKNAQLAIMAVSMAIIRVLEQQATMECYHMADYVAGHSLGEYSALCVAGALSLDEVTKILKVRADAMHAVASRCDGSMAACLGVTMKELNPILDYCSTIGVCEIANDNILGQIVISGHTTAINLAMNMLHAQGKKAIKLNVSGPFHCSLMAEATSIFRQAIDKVNIKPTKMIIVANYSANIVTTPIDIKNCLIRQIEGKVRWRETLDLLQQKNVSKLVEIGPGKVLINLAKKGQYTFKCSSINSIFEIDAFLNNI
- the pheS gene encoding phenylalanine--tRNA ligase subunit alpha codes for the protein MLNQILAKFKEEISNINEKKALNDLKLSYLGKSGIITLQFKKIVELNVENRKEYSSRVNLVKTEIETLIAAKLAKIQKQEMVTLLDSEKVDVTLPSRKKFYGSIHPISQVTEELLSIFSMFNLTAVEGPNIENDWYNFSALNIGSNHAARQMHDTFYLNNSDTSLLRTHTSTIQIRAMEQQKPPIYLVAPGRVYRSDFDSTHTPMFHQIEGLIVDKNIHMGHLKHIIINFIKMFFERQDIEIMFRPSFFPFTEPSAEVDIKCWINNKWLEVLGCGIVHPNVLRNVNIDPDEYQGLAFGLGVERLAMLKYGITDLRKFFENDQRWLQHYSFSAFNIPTILHGLSK
- the pheT gene encoding phenylalanine--tRNA ligase subunit beta → MKFTLKWLKQFLVTDANLIDITQALTDLGLEVESIIDRSVELKDFIIAEIIDIKPHPNAQKLQICKVNSGTEILQIVCGASNVRVGLKVVLAVPGTKIPNGNFVIKATSIRGITSDGMLCSEEELLLNSNNNNGIMELPPTATVGDSFTAAFGYDDPVIQINVTPNRGDCLGIYGIARELHAKGLGKLQLVDDNFKTYTNGHFKSNIKLKISAKDACSLFITTEIQDINNACSTPSWLQHFLRNVGLKSISPVVDITNYICYSFGYPIHAYAKDKLSNNEIEVRKAYANESIIALNHQSYKLDTADLVVSCGNNVIALAGIIGTLDSECKSETKNIILETGYFFADSIMTTGRKLNIESDARYRFERQVDYNMASKVHAIALNLITSICGGKISETVVYDDATTTPAKTLEFPINEFEKKTGIRLTKSTIINILGNLGFTISNIADDTSGILKLEIPSWRSDIAIKEDIVEELLRVYGYKFLPEVPIKSNNQSFTALPSKQQNILTIKRVAAACGYNEVITWSFMNSKIVKYFSTYNEELKILNPISQELDYMRPTIIPNLLEAIAKNQARSLKNQAFFEIGPVFSKTETCNEQCMLAAVKCGNKELMHPHSSISQWDIFDIKADLEVILLELGINIENCKIIGTPAQEYYHPGRFGSIMLGKTCIGCFGEIHPEILSQVNFCGINITNRVIAFELNIDSLPIKKAQYGHKKPIIISNYQHIERDFAFVMDQCIPASEIVASIKEIDKHLIKTVEVFDVYTGDKIDNDKKSLALRVIMQSNDQTLTELIIKEISSNIISKIEKKFNAVLRDH